In a genomic window of Nocardia fluminea:
- a CDS encoding amidohydrolase family protein — protein sequence MESVASVVITDVTVYTEQGWAPGEVVLEDGVVSAVGVAPEHADLPRFDGGGGYLLPGFVNTHTHLQQAVLRGAGEGLPLLEWLRCVGEHTVAATPEQTYLSALAGGLELLRSGVTTVVEHMWPSPSDEIHQAMIRALRELGIRVVLGRGIADRADITRKWGLDPRLLQPLDEALAHVDELDKQLVGTRITTALAVPNPRCLTPDGMAAAREYAQATGKTVSIHVLETTTDDDMCRLHAHATAVDYLDASGFLWDRTLAVHCVNLDGHGREVFAERGVAVSYNPLSNMRLGSGVSPVPEMLAAGIDVTLGVDGAASNDTQDMLLALRIGAYLQRAAHKKADLLGFEQMLRMATGAAGRVLGRPSHTGIAVGDRADLTLVRFDRDFACLPVRDPGATLLTAASPRVIDTVWVDGEPVIRDGVSTRVDHQDLAQRLIRMR from the coding sequence ATGGAATCTGTTGCGTCCGTAGTCATTACCGATGTCACCGTCTATACCGAGCAGGGCTGGGCGCCCGGCGAGGTCGTGCTCGAAGACGGTGTGGTCAGCGCCGTCGGCGTCGCGCCCGAACATGCGGATCTGCCCCGTTTCGACGGTGGCGGTGGTTACCTGCTGCCGGGCTTCGTCAATACGCACACTCACCTACAGCAGGCAGTGCTGCGCGGCGCAGGCGAGGGCCTGCCGCTGCTGGAATGGCTGCGCTGCGTCGGCGAACACACCGTGGCCGCCACCCCGGAACAGACCTACCTCTCGGCGCTGGCAGGTGGCCTCGAGCTGCTGCGCAGCGGCGTCACGACGGTGGTCGAACACATGTGGCCGAGCCCGTCCGACGAGATCCACCAGGCGATGATCCGCGCGCTGCGAGAGCTGGGCATCCGTGTGGTTCTCGGTCGCGGCATCGCCGACCGTGCCGACATCACCCGCAAATGGGGCCTCGACCCGCGCCTCCTGCAACCGCTCGACGAGGCGCTCGCCCACGTCGACGAACTCGACAAGCAACTCGTCGGCACCCGCATCACCACCGCCCTCGCCGTCCCCAACCCGCGCTGCCTCACCCCCGACGGTATGGCGGCCGCCCGCGAGTACGCGCAGGCCACCGGCAAAACGGTGTCGATACATGTTCTCGAGACCACCACCGACGACGACATGTGCCGATTGCATGCACATGCCACGGCGGTCGACTACCTCGACGCGAGCGGTTTCCTCTGGGACCGCACCCTCGCCGTGCACTGCGTCAACCTCGACGGCCACGGCCGCGAGGTCTTCGCCGAGCGCGGTGTCGCCGTCTCCTACAACCCGCTCTCGAATATGCGCCTCGGCAGTGGCGTTTCCCCGGTACCGGAAATGCTGGCCGCGGGCATCGATGTCACGCTCGGCGTCGACGGTGCCGCGAGCAACGACACCCAGGACATGCTGCTCGCCCTGCGTATCGGCGCGTACCTGCAGCGTGCTGCCCACAAGAAGGCCGACCTGCTCGGCTTCGAGCAGATGCTGCGAATGGCGACCGGTGCCGCCGGTCGCGTTTTGGGCCGCCCCTCGCACACCGGCATCGCGGTGGGCGACCGCGCCGACCTCACCCTGGTGCGCTTCGACCGCGACTTCGCCTGCCTGCCGGTGCGCGACCCCGGCGCCACCCTGCTCACCGCCGCGTCGCCGCGGGTGATCGACACCGTCTGGGTCGACGGCGAGCCCGTGATCCGCGACGGGGTCAGCACCCGCGTCGACCATCAGGATCTCGCGCAGCGTCTGATCCGCATGCGATGA